Genomic DNA from Pigmentiphaga litoralis:
CCGCTGGTTCGGCACGGGCAGTGGCGCCAAGATCCAGGTGGTGGTCGCCGGATTGATTTCGGCCGGCCCGCGCGGCTCGGCCGTCCTGGCCATCGACGGCCGCCCCGCCCGCGCCTACGCGGTGGGGAACGATCTGGCCGAAGGCGTCACGCTGGCCGAAGTCGGCCGCAGCGGCGTGGTGCTGAATCAGGGCGGTGAACGCGTGGAAGTGCGCGCCGCCACGCTACCGCCCTTGGGCGAAACCATCCGTACCGTGCCTCTCGTGCGTTGAATGGATTCTTTCTTTCCCCCGAGTTGACTTCTGAAAATGACTGCTGCATAATCTCAGGCTCCCTGACGGAGGGGTGCCCGAGTGGTTAAAGGGGGCAGACTGTAAATCTGTTGGCCTTGCGCCTACATTGGTTCGAATCCAATCTCCTCCACCAGTCCTTTTTGGCTGGCACGTCATGGTAGAA
This window encodes:
- a CDS encoding general secretion pathway protein GspC, whose product is MPMSTPRYLPRLVQRAAVVALAAGIGVWGAIVFAPSPPPAPPTAAASTTLATDTQPVSRWFGTGSGAKIQVVVAGLISAGPRGSAVLAIDGRPARAYAVGNDLAEGVTLAEVGRSGVVLNQGGERVEVRAATLPPLGETIRTVPLVR